Below is a window of Variovorax sp. TBS-050B DNA.
CGAGCACTGCCTGCGCGGGTGGCGTGAAGAGGAACTGCACGAACTCGGCGGCCAGCGCCTTCTGCCGGCTGTCGGCCACCACCGCGACGGGGTAGGTCACCGGCGCATGCCCCGTGGGCGTGAAGGCGACCCTCACCTTGTCGCCGGCCGCGGCCGCGTCGGTGCGGTAGACGAAACCGGCCTCGACCTCGCCGCGGCTCACGTAGTCGAGCACCTGCCGCACGCTGTCGGCCTGCACGAACCTGGGTTCGAGCGCGGTCCAGAGGCCGGCGTTGTCGAGCACCTGGCGCGTGTAGCGGCCCACCGGCACGGTCGCGACCTTGCCGATCGCGATCCGCCGGACGCGGGCGCCGGCCAGGTCCTGCAGGCTCTTCAGGCCCAGCGCCTCCTGCGCCGGCTCGACCAGCACGAGGCTGTTGGCGGCGAAGTCGCGGCGCGTGGCGACGTCGACCAGCTTCTGCTCGGCGCCGCGGTTCATCGTCTCCTGGTCGGCACTCGCGAACACGTCCACCGGCGCGCCCTGCGCGATCTGCTGCAGCAGCACGCCCGAGGCCGCGAAGTTGAAGCGCACCGTGGCGCCCGGGCGCGCGGCCTCGAACCGCGGCCCGAGTTCCTTGAAGGCATCCGTCAGGCTGGCAGCGGCGGAGACCGTGATCTGCTGCGCGGAAGCGCCCAGGGGCAGCGCGAACGCCAGGGCAAGAAGCGAGACAAGCAGCGGGCGCATGCAGGTTTCCAGTCGTGATGAATCGGGCTCAGCGCAGCGAGAAGAAGCGGTTCGACAGCACCAGCACCGTGATCGACAGCAGCGAGGTCACGGCCACCAGCAGCAGCGCCAGGTCGTCATGCCCGGCCTGCACCGCGTCGTAGATCGCCATCGAGAGCGTCTGCGTCTGGCCCGGGATGGAGCCCGCCACCATCAGCGAGGCGCCGAACTCGCCCATGGCGCGCGCGAACGCGAGCAGCGTGCCGGCCAGGATGCCGGGCCAGGCCAGCGGCAGGGTGACGCGCAGGAACACCGAGAACGGCGACTGGCGCAGCGTGCTGGCGGCGTCCTCCAGCGCGCGGTCCACGCTCGCGAAGGCGGCGCTGGCCGACTTGAGCACCAGCGGCAGCGCCACCACGGCCGAGGCCACCACCGCGCCGTGCCAGCTGAAGATGAGCGTGTAGTCGAAGTGCGTGCGCAGCCAGTGGCCGAGCGGGCTGCGGCGCCCGGCGGCGACCAGGATCGCATAGCCGATCACGGTCGGCGGCAGCACCAGCGGCAGCATGAACACCGCCTCGAGCACCGTCCGTCCCGGAAAGCGCTTGCGCGCGAACACCCAGCCCAGCGCCACGCCGGCCACGAGCGCGAGCAGCGTCGCGGCCGTGGCCACCTTGAGCGACAGCACCAGGGGGAACCAGTCGGTCGCGGCGATGAGCGATGTCGTCGTATTCATGGCGATACAGCGGCATTGTTGCACAACGACCTGCTGCCTTCCGCGGCAGGCGGGCTTCGGTATGGCTGGGCAACGCCGATATCCCGCGGAATACAGCGCGGGGCAGGTTCAGGATGCGCGCGGGATCAGGGCGCCAGAAGCCGCGTGAGCGCGCGCACGTCGGCCGCCGTCGCGAGGCGTGCGGCGTTCTCGATCGCGCGGTAGTGCTTGACGATTTCCTCGCCGACCGGCGTCAGCGCGGTGCCGCCGCCGCGCGTGCCGCCGGCCGCGGTGTTCACCGCGGGCGAGGCGAGCGCCTTGTTCATCTCGTCGATCAGGAGCCAGGCGCGCCGGTACGACATGCCGAGCTGGCGCGCGGCCGCCGAGATCGAGCCGGTTTCCGCCACCGCCTCCAGCACGGCGATCTTGCCGGGGCCGATGGCGATGCTGTCGTCCCGGTAGATGCGCAGGCGGAACTGGACTCTGGTTTTCATGCCGTGGGGTGAGCGGTGCAGGAGAAGGAAGACGGGCGCAAAGGTTAAACCATGCGCCCGGCCTCCCCGCCGACCGGCGTCAGCCCACCGCCGCCGGCACGGCCGCGCCGGTGCCGTACCCGGCCGCCGCCATGGGCCGGCCGCCGCGCGTGATGCGCACCGCGCAGTACTTGAACTCGGGGATCTTGCCGAGCGGATCGAGCGCCGCGTTGGTCATCAGGTTGGCCGCCGCCTCGTAGTAGGCGAAGGGCACGAACACCGCGCCGCTCGGCGTGCCGTCGTCGCGCCGCACGTGGATCGCCACTTCGCCGCGGCGCGACTGGACGGTGATCACGTCGCCGGCCTCGAGGCCGAGCTTCTGCAGGTCGCCCTGGTTCATCGAGGCGGTGGCCATCGGCTCCAGCGCATCGAGCACGCTGGCGCGCCGCGTCATGCTGCCGGTGTGCCAGTGCTCGAGCTGGCGGCCGGTGATGAGCACGAAGGGATAGTCGGCATCGGGCCGCTCGTCGGCCGGAATGATGTCGGCGGGCACCAGCTTCACGCGGCCGTCGGCGGTCGGGAAGTCGTCGACGAACACGATCGGCTGGCCCGGGTC
It encodes the following:
- the modA gene encoding molybdate ABC transporter substrate-binding protein produces the protein MRPLLVSLLALAFALPLGASAQQITVSAAASLTDAFKELGPRFEAARPGATVRFNFAASGVLLQQIAQGAPVDVFASADQETMNRGAEQKLVDVATRRDFAANSLVLVEPAQEALGLKSLQDLAGARVRRIAIGKVATVPVGRYTRQVLDNAGLWTALEPRFVQADSVRQVLDYVSRGEVEAGFVYRTDAAAAGDKVRVAFTPTGHAPVTYPVAVVADSRQKALAAEFVQFLFTPPAQAVLARHGFARP
- the modB gene encoding molybdate ABC transporter permease subunit: MNTTTSLIAATDWFPLVLSLKVATAATLLALVAGVALGWVFARKRFPGRTVLEAVFMLPLVLPPTVIGYAILVAAGRRSPLGHWLRTHFDYTLIFSWHGAVVASAVVALPLVLKSASAAFASVDRALEDAASTLRQSPFSVFLRVTLPLAWPGILAGTLLAFARAMGEFGASLMVAGSIPGQTQTLSMAIYDAVQAGHDDLALLLVAVTSLLSITVLVLSNRFFSLR
- a CDS encoding LysR family transcriptional regulator, producing the protein MKTRVQFRLRIYRDDSIAIGPGKIAVLEAVAETGSISAAARQLGMSYRRAWLLIDEMNKALASPAVNTAAGGTRGGGTALTPVGEEIVKHYRAIENAARLATAADVRALTRLLAP